In one Drosophila pseudoobscura strain MV-25-SWS-2005 chromosome X, UCI_Dpse_MV25, whole genome shotgun sequence genomic region, the following are encoded:
- the Bulli gene encoding regulator of MON1-CCZ1 complex isoform X2, translating to MDNANGIHYIELSRNPIRFDAVSQLTNVFFDDSNKQIFAVRSGGATGVVVKGPVPNEDTVISFCMNDRGGAIRSIKFSPDNQILAVQRKENAVEFVCFQGEQPMLQDIITHQVKTMIHGFVWIHNREVALISNTGVEVYTVLPEKRQVRSVKSLSISIKWFAWCCDANVALLCTTEGNSLVPVLVKQKVITKLPKVDSSPSREVQESKVTLGQVYGVLAVLILQSNSSSGMMEVEVHLLNGPGLAPRKCHVLRLSLVGRFAINTVDNLIVVHHQATGTSLLFDISLTGEVIQDITYHAPITTGRSIKPFGLKLPSLSPDGQILQCELYSTHWVLFQPNIVIDAKLGCMWYLNLCIDPICNLISDRIRLTEFLLQRSSGKQVLLKVLGQLVDDQYKGTLLPVLETIFSRINKIYASWVQLELQNQTAQPSNVKTSTVKHTSPPIVLIEQLDMVQIFQRIARRPHTETILMLYLQSLNKFNIAAQEELSKMIISELIHNHSFDTLRRLVSYSMVLESKAVACFLLSHSDVDTAISQVAIDMLGKIQAHEIIIEVMLGQGKVIDALRLAKNSLGLDKVPARKFLEAAHKTNDDLIFHSVFRFFQMRNLKLYETLAFPKAEQCTEFIQHYNSTFPVDNSLKPQIS from the exons ATGGACAACGCGAATGGTATCCATTACATTGAGCTGTCGCGGAATCCCATACGCTTCGATGCCGTCAGCCAGCTAACGAATGTCTTCTTCGATGACTCCAACAAGCAG ATCTTTGCTGTACGTTCGGGCGGTGCCACAGGCGTCGTGGTAAAGGGCCCTGTCCCCAACGAGGACACGGTTATATCCTTCTGCATGAACGATAGAGGCGGAGCCATTCGTTCGATTAAATTCTCGCCGGATAATCAAATATTGGCTGTGCAGCGGAAAGAGAATGCAGTGGAGTTCGTCTGCTTCCAGGGGGAGCAGCCTATGCTGCAGGACATCATCACGCATCAGGTGAAGACGATGATCCATGGCTTCGTGTGGATCCACAACAGGGAGGTGGCCCTGATATCCAACACTGGCGTAGAAGTCTACACTGTACTGCCGGAGAAGCGTCAAGTGCGTTCTGTCAAGTCCCTGAGCATCAGCATCAAGTGGTTCGCGTGGTGCTGCGATGCCAATGTCGCCCTGCTCTGCACCACCGAGGGCAACAGCCTGGTGCCCGTGCTGGTCAAGCAGAAGGTCATCACCAAGCTACCAAAGGTGGATT ccagtcccagtcgcgAGGTTCAGGAAAGCAAAGTCACTCTCGGACAAGTGTATGGCGTCCTGGCGGTTCTCATACTCCAGTCGAACAGCAGCTCAGGCATGATGGAAGTGGAAGTTCATCTGCTAAACGGTCCAGGGTTGGCTCCCCGAAAGTGCCATGTTCTGCGCCTCAGTCTCGTAGGACGCTTTGCCATCAATACGGTAGACAATCTGATTGTGGTGCATCATCAGGCCACTGGGACATCGCTGCTCTTCGACATATCCCTTACCGGAGAGGTCATTCAGGATATCACGTACCATGCCCCCATTACAACGGGTCGTTCCATCAAACCCTTTGGCTTGAAGCTGCCCTCTCTATCGCCCGATGGACAAATCCTCCAATGCGAGCTGT ATTCCACACATTGGGTGCTGTTCCAGCCGAACATTGTGATCGACGCAAAGCTGGGATGCATGTGGTACTTGAATCTGTGCATTGATCCGATTTGTAATCTGATTTCCGATCGCATACGTCTCACAGAGTTCCTGCTGCAGCGAAGCAGTGGCAAGCAGGTTCTGCTGAAGGTCCTCGGACAGCTGGTGGATGATCAATACAAGGGCACGCTGCTGCCCGTCCTAGAGACCATTTTCAGCAGGATTAACAAGATCTATGC CTCCTGGGTGCAGTTGGAGCTGCAGAATCAAACGGCACAGCCCTCGAACGTAAAGACATCAACGGTGAAGCACACCTCTCCCCCCATTGTACTCATAGAGCAGTTGGATATGGTTCAGATATTCCAGAGGATAGCCAGGAGGCCCCACACCGAAACTATTTTGATGCTGTACCTCCAATCGTTGAATAAATTCAACATTGCCGCCCAGGAGGAGCTCTCGAAGATGATCATCAGCGAGCTGATTCACAATCATAGCTTCGATACACTGCGTCGTCTCGTTAGCTATTCCATGGTGCTGGAATCAAAGGCGGTGGCCTGCTTTCTGCTCTCCCATTCGGATGTGGATACGGCCATATCACAGGTGGCCATCGATATGCTGGGGAAGATTCAGGCACATGAG ATCATCATTGAGGTGATGTTGGGGCAAGGCAAAGTGATTGATGCTCTGCGTTTGGCCAAGAATTCTTTGGGCCTTGATAAAGTCCCTGCTCGCAAATTCCTGGAGGCTGCCCATAAAACCAACGATGATTTGATATTTCACAGTGTTTTCAGGTTCTTTCAGATGAGAAATCTAAAATTATACGAGACCCTGGCTTTTCCCAAAG CTGAACAGTGCACGGAGTTTATACAGCATTATAATAGCACCTTTCCTGTGGATAACTCCCTGAAACCTCAAATAAGTTGA
- the Vps8 gene encoding vacuolar protein sorting-associated protein 8 homolog, which yields MSELKAPSLQSLLESDRGSTDSLLAESLQLDFEDLDDAEFAIPPTDVLPTLEAVLSEFEADSDVASELGMPVPHATPTPSIGEDSALRGDGRSGGGSIMRYTLLHGISAQLSSAGERVNAGAASACAVAAYIAVGTSHGHILNFDVTQTLRWAHQDKHGHGAVSSLAFNADSTRLLAGYARGLVAMLDTHTGDVLRELFDVITPNTGVLHVKWTSRSSLALCADAGGSVWSLSFTRKLGIRGCSSRCLFSGARGEVCAVEPLIMDSQGRHDLDQYCIVALATLSKYFIVTVRPRLRVIKYHVLQGPPDCLPLLAWHLVLIQAADTSRSVDPVIVVGRGNQLFFHQLFVSNGRITLLYLRHVQLHGSLLSAHWLGPKCVASLDTSEILHLVDVRSSKELECMDMANAGLVYGSAQFKGLATGGNVSPAFALAGSNACYNSVVSRGTQLYVLGARSLHIIGVRTWSERISYLVKHHRWQEACQLALDGYVASVDRPRKRAQAKERIIMLFREYIANSARAPDYCLGSIVNCMITIGELELLWTQLWEKLQGNSTELFLQHISEHIEKETIHSINPVISQALVDYWLERSPAKLEKLILKLDWMCLDLNQVLKAVKRHRLYRAQIYLNTQALNDYTAALTELLPLVTSQETDLGNCLLVYVSSCLAGRGYPTGDIPVEQVHQVKNDVLRCLTSQHSKAGHEEEEPPYPYLRALLKFDTRETLNVISLAFQEREFSNELGFSHRKRIIYLLLEIMTPENATWAEIGCLLNFIAQQISMQCLPRDRHLLQRVLSHLAQEHIDNESSRQHSERESAWHELLSSNCLADISTDEEQLALAERARCYYVVEYLLEKLQRYDNILDCYIQNESRHETMFAYMERHVSVPERCIYPQLKRHLRQLLAINAKETTRLLALHYPERIMELLENLLKEEALLFCFLKCLNERQCELDAEQMELLLELFCKLETPAAVTEFLANNSGYRLEQAIAIAQRHRLNRAVIYLYEKQESYAKAFELSMDLLRDAVGEQAVEEARQICALLARSVGTLPPQELERCWFSLLQYILPHQQLQAITKSMLHEASQHIDLHNLVQLIMNTPHNVNSSFGDIKDLLMGMLDSSRHQTEALRTGAEVLCQDLHMEFVKQQRLARRGLWITSTKCCICRQRLSNHTQILVMGGCGHALHEECLEECPQVPVEECPRCFAQIPVGDDGQTSSCLRLPRTNRRLFSPSSAMEMGALQLKAPPRRFC from the exons ATGTCCGAGTTGAAGGCACCGTCACTGCAGTCGCTGCTGGAGTCGGATCGCGGCTCCACCGACAGCCTGCTGGCCGAATCTTTACAGCTCGACTTTGAGGAC CTGGACGATGCAGAGTTTGCCATTCCGCCCACCGACGTCCTGCCCACCCTGGAGGCGGTGCTCAGCGAATTTGAGGCCGATTCGGACGTTGCCTCAGAGCTGGGGATGCCGGTGCCCCATGCCACTCCCACCCCCTCGATAGGGGAGGATAGCGCTCTCCGTGGCGACGGCCGCAGCGGCGGAGGCTCCATCATGCGATACACCCTCCTCCATGGCATATCAGCCCAACTGTCGTCCGCGGGGGAGCGAGTGAACGCTGGAGCGGCCAGCGCCTGTGCCGTGGCCGCCTACATAGCCGTGGGCACCTCACACGGCCACATCCTGAACTTCGATGTGACCCAGACGCTGCGGTGGGCCCACCAGGACAAGCACGGCCACGGAGCCGTCTCCAGCCTCGCATTCAACGCGGATTCCACGCGTCTACTGGCTGGCTATGCCCGCGGCTTGGTCGCCATGCTGGACACGCACACAGGGGATGTTCTGCGAGAGCTCTTCGATGTGATTACCCCAAATACTGGAGTCCTGCACGTAAAGTGGACATCGCGCTCATCCCTGGCGCTCTGCGCGGATGCGGGAGGATCTGTTTGGTCGCTGAGTTTCACTCGAAAGCTGGGGATCCGCGGCTGCAGCTCCCGGTGCCTCTTCTCTGGAGCCCGTGGTGAGGTCTGTGCCGTGGAGCCTCTCATCATGGACTCCCAGGGGCGGCATGACCTCGATCAGTATTGCATCGTGGCTCTGGCGACGCTCTCCAAGTACTTTATCGTCACAGTCCGACCGCGTCTTCGTGTGATCAAATATCATGTCCTGCAGGGGCCTCCCGACTGCCTGCCACTCCTCGCCTGGCACCTGGTGCTCATCCAAGCGGCGGACACCTCTCGCTCGGTGGATCCCGTCATCGTTGTGGGTCGCGGAAATCAGCTCTTCTTCCACCAGCTCTTCGTGTCGAATGGGCGGATCACGCTGCTCTACCTACGACACGTACAGCTCCACGGAAGCCTTCTCTCCGCCCATTGGCTCGGACCCAAGTGCGTGGCATCGCTGGACACCTCGGAGATTCTGCATCTGGTGGATGTGCGCTCCAGCAAGGAGCTCGAGTGCATGGATATGGCCAATGCAGGACTCGTTTACGGCTCGGCGCAGTTCAAGGGACTGGCCACGGGGGGAAATGTCTCTCCTGCGTTCGCCCTGGCCGGCAGCAATGCCTGCTACAATTCCGTAGTGTCGCGCGGCACGCAGCTGTATGTCCTGGGCGCCCGTTCCCTGCACATCATTGGCGTGCGGACGTGGTCGGAGAGGATTAGCTACTTGGTGAAGCACCATCGATGGCAGGAGGCCTGCCAGTTGGCCCTCGATGGCTACGTTGCCTCCGTGGATCGTCCCCGAAAGCGGGCCCAAGCCAAAGAGCGCATCATAATGCTGTTCAGGGAATACATAGCCAACTCGGCGCGGGCCCCCGACTATTGCCTGGGATCCATAGTCAATTGTATGATCACCATCGGGGAACTGGAGCTCCTGTGGACACAGCTCTGGGAGAAGCTGCAGGGCAACAGCACGGAGCTCTTTCTGCAGCACATCTCGGAGCACATCGAAAAGGAGACCATACACAGCATTAATCCGGTGATATCGCAGGCCCTGGTCGATTACTGGCTGGAGCGCTCCCCCGCGAAGCTGGAGAAGCTCATCCTAAAGCTGGACTGGATGTGCCTGGACCTCAATCAGGTGCTGAAGGCAGTGAAGCGGCACCGCTTGTACCGCGCACAGATCTACCTCAACACGCAGGCCCTCAATGACTACACTGCAGCGCTGACGGAGCTCCTGCCACTGGTCACGTCCCAGGAGACGGATTTGGGGAACTGTCTGTTGGTCTACGTTTCCAGCTGCCTCGCTGGCAGGGGCTATCCCACCGGGGACATTCCCGTGGAGCAGGTGCATCAGGTGAAGAACGACGTCCTGAGGTGTCTTACCTCGCAGCATTCCAAAGCGGGTCACGAGGAAGAGGAGCCGCCGTATCCCTATCTGCGGGCTCTCTTGAAGTTCGACACGCGGGAGACCCTAAATGTCATTTCGCTGGCCTTTCAGGAGCGGGAGTTCAGCAACGAGCTGGGCTTCTCCCACCGCAAGAGGATCATTTATTTGCTGCTGGAGATCATGACGCCCGAAAATGCCACA TGGGCGGAAATTGGCTGCCTTCTGAACTTCATTGCCCAACAAATCTCCATGCAATGCTTGCCGCGAGACAGGCATCTCTTGCAGCGCGTCCTCAGCCACTTGGCCCAGGAGCATATCGACAATGAGAGCAGTCGCCAGCACTCGGAGCGGGAGAGTGCCTGGCATGAGCTCCTGTCGAGCAACTGCCTGGCGGACATCAGCACCGACGAGGAGCAGCTGGCTCTGGCAGAGCGTGCCCGATGCTACTATGTGGTGGAGTATCTCCTGGAGAAGCTGCAGCGGTACGACAACATCCTCGATTGCTACATCCAGAATGAGTCCAGGCACGAGACGATGTTCGCGTATATGGAACGACATGTGTCTGTCCCAGAGAGATGCATTTATCCGCAATTGAAGCGACATCttcgacagctgctggcgatcaATGCCAAGGAAACAACGCGGCTGCTAGCCCTGCACTACCCGGAGAGGATTATGGAGCTGCTGGAGAACCTCCTGAAGGAGGAAGCTCTGCTTTTCTGCTTCTTAAAGTGCCTCAATGAGCGTCAGTGTGAGCTGGATGCCGAACAGATGGAGTTGCTCCTGGAACTCTTTTGCAAACTGGAAACACCCGCGGCCGTGACGGAATTTCTAGCCAACAACTCCGGCTATCGCCTGGAGCaagccattgccattgcacAGCGCCATCGACTTAATAGAGCTGTGATCTACCTCTACGAGAAGCAGGAGAGCTATGCGAAAGCCTTTGAGCTCTCCATGGATCTGCTGAGGGATGCGGTCGGCGAGCaggcggtggaggaggcgCGGCAGATCTGCGCTCTGCTCGCCCGATCCGTTGGAACGCTGCCCCCGCAGGAGCTGGAGCGCTGCTGGTTCTCGCTGTTGCAATACATTCTGCCCCACCAGCAGCTACAGGCCATCACGAAATCCATGCTGCACGAGGCCTCGCAGCACATCGATCTGCACAATCTCGTGCAGCTGATCATGAACACGCCCCACAACGTGAACAGCAGCTTTGGGGACATCAAGGATCTGCTGATGGGAATGCTGGACAGTTCGCGGCATCAAACGGAGGCACTTCGCACTGGTGCAGAGGTTCTGTGCCAGGACTTGCATATGGAGTTTGTGAAGCAGCAGCGCTTGGCACGGCGTGGCTTGTGGATAACCAGCACCAAATGCTGCATCTGCCGTCAGCGGCTGTCCAACCATACGCAGATCCTCGTGATGGGCGGCTGTGGTCACGCCTTGCACGAGGAATGCCTGGAGGAGTGCCCCCAAGTGCCAGTGGAAGAGTGTCCGCGTTGCTTTGCGCAGATTCCAGTAGGAGACGATGGACAAACGAGCAGCTGCCTGCGGCTGCCACGAACCAATCGCCGGCTGTTTTCCCCATCTTCGGCCATGGAGATGGGTGCTCTGCAGCTGAAGGCCCCGCCCAGACGTTTCTGTTAG
- the LOC6900963 gene encoding zinc finger protein 595, translating to MDDQDKCRICSGCIECKEEAYNLLQLPEVAAMFTACTDLVVDPQEEDFLPSELCSGCYGELEKYHSFRKLCIEADNKWRLQKESACTLGELEFTLVESEDGFDDVDDMPLSTLETKSPGPPLEATEVVLVDGEFQEKKPCQRIKRGNKEKVEKKAGKRTKTNPKEVPPTEEPGASYKCDTCSKEFVDDSRLQAHMREHDGHLLFPCTEPGCDKSFSRLQDLNVHLREHEGTGTWYTCNQEGCSKSYRHKGTLVMHKRQSHGIGPKLKLHVCEFCGRVLNSLAALNHHRFTHKDKLVKPYACEEPGCSVRFLSEEKLKVHMMRHRGIKNFTCPHCGAKKTTKNELKLHINYHTLERTWPCPHCSKVCNSSTSRKMHIRTNHEKTKSYACSICDKRFTKPDTRKYHELTHTGERNYGCAVCGKRFVQPAALRTHRKIHERDQAKPPVVKVVES from the exons ATGGACGATCAGGACAAGTGCCGCATCTGTTCCGGCTGCATTGAGTGCAAGGAGGAGGCATACAACTTGCTGCAACTGCCCGAAGTGGCCGCAATGTTCACCGCCTGCACAGATTTGGTAGTGGACCCCCAAGAGGAGGACTTCTTGCCAAGCGAGCTGTGCAGCGGCTGCTACGGGGAGCTGGAGAAGTACCATTCGTTCCGCAAACTCTGCATAGAGGCCGACAATAAATGGCGCTTGCAGAAGGAAAGCGCTTGCACACTGGGGGAATTGGAGTTTACACTTGTGGAATCAGAGGACGGGTTTGACGATGTGGACGACATGCCGCTCAGCACATTGGAAACGAAAAGCCCTGGGCCCCCCCTTGAAGCCACCGAGGTGGTGCTGGTCGATGGCGAATTCCAAGAGAAAAAACCATGCCAAAGAATAAAAAGAGGAAATAAGGAAAAGGTAGAGAAAAAGGCAGGGAAACGGACGAAGACAAATCCTAAAGAG GTTCCGCCAACGGAAGAGCCGGGTGCGAGCTACAAGTGCGACACCTGCTCGAAAGAGTTTGTCGATGACAGTCGCCTGCAGGCGCATATGCGAGAGCACGATGGCCACCTGCTCTTTCCCTGCACAGAGCCTGGCTGTGACAAGAGCTTCAGTCGGCTGCAGGACCTTAATGTACACCTGCGGGAGCATGAGGGCACGGGTACGTGGTACACCTGCAACCAGGAGGGCTGCAGCAAGAGCTACCGCCACAAGGGCACTCTGGTGATGCACAAACGCCAGAGCCATGGAATCGGACCGAAGCTCAAGTTGCACGTGTGTGAGTTCTGCGGCAGGGTCTTGAACAGCCTGGCTGCCCTCAACCACCATCGGTTCACGCACAAGGACAAGCTGGTGAAGCCGTATGCCTGCGAGGAGCCGGGCTGCTCTGTACGCTTCCTCAGCGAGGAGAAGCTCAAGGTGCACATGATGCGGCACAGGGGCATCAAGAACTTCACGTGTCCCCACTGCGGCGccaagaaaacaacaaagaatGAGCTGAAGCTGCACATCAACTATCACACGCTGGAGCGCACCTGGCCCTGTCCGCATTGCTCCAAGGTGTGCAACAGCTCCACCAGCAGGAAAATGCACATTCGCACGAATCACGAGAAGACCAAGAGCTATGCCTGCAGCATCTGTGACAAGAGATTCACCAAGCCGGACACGCGGAAGTACCACGAGCTGACGCACACGGGGGAGCGGAACTACGGGTGCGCAGTGTGTGGCAAGCGGTTCGTCCAGCCTGCGGCCCTGCGCACCCACCGAAAGATCCATGAGCGGGATCAGGCAAAGCCTCCTGTTGTTAAGGTTGTGGAATCCTAA
- the LOC117184515 gene encoding BTB/POZ domain-containing protein 9-like — MASLHMSSDVEFLVEGQRLPGHRQVLAKRSEYFRALLCGSMLESRQREVRLEVPLEPFKVILEYLYTGKLPFSSLDVDMLIDVRDLAHFYCLVYVETLITGYLQQKMSVSNVCAILNAAKRCDRKQSIEECQTFMDQNAYDVLKHDSFQMLTRQSLEEFLRRDFWYVPEVDIFRAVSKWSDKNPSEDIKTVVSLVRLPLMSIDDLLHVVRPSGIIESDKLLDAIDQVNTGTNLPHRTVALPCEDVASEKHHALRFTDNPNELVIQLRAVFLINQISIWNYNCSHSEIRLEVSCDQTHWDHVNMISAVCHILRVGITKRAVRYIRVKSCTRLNLGVMARLIRAPECSSLLTTLQI, encoded by the coding sequence ATGGCCAGTCTCCACATGAGCTCGGACGTAGAGTTCCTGGTGGAGGGTCAGCGCTTGCCGGGCCACCGCCAAGTTCTGGCGAAGCGCAGCGAGTACTTTCGCGCCCTTCTCTGTGGCAGCATGCTTGAGTCGAGGCAACGAGAAGTTCGGCTTGAGGTGCCGCTTGAGCCTTTCAAGGTAATCCTCGAGTACCTTTACACGGGCAAGCTACCTTTTTCCTCACTAGACGTGGATATGTTAATCGATGTACGCGATTTGGCACATTTTTACTGCTTGGTCTACGTAGAGACCCTTATAACCGGATACCTCCAGCAGAAGATGTCCGTCAGCAACGTGTGCGCGATCCTAAATGCGGCCAAGCGCTGCGATCGGAAGCAGAGCATCGAAGAATGCCAGACGTTCATGGATCAAAATGCGTACGACGTACTCAAACATGACTCCTTCCAAATGCTCACCAGGCAATCCCTTGAGGAATTCCTGCGACGTGACTTTTGGTATGTCCCCGAAGTAGACATCTTTCGAGCAGTATCGAAATGGAGCGACAAAAATCCCAGCGAGGACATCAAGACAGTGGTCTCGCTCGTACGTCTCCCCCTCATGAGTATCGATGATCTGCTGCATGTGGTGCGTCCTTCTGGCATAATCGAGTCGGACAAATTGCTCGACGCCATTGATCAAGTGAACACCGGAACGAATCTGCCCCACCGGACCGTCGCATTGCCATGTGAGGATGTGGCATCCGAAAAGCACCATGCGCTCCGTTTTACGGACAACCCGAATGAGCTAGTCATCCAGCTGCGCGCGGTGTTTCTAATAAACCAGATAAGTATTTGGAACTACAACTGCAGCCATTCAGAAATCCGCTTGGAGGTCTCATGCGACCAGACTCACTGGGATCATGTGAATATGATCAGCGCCGTCTGCCATATTTTGAGAGTTGGCATTACGAAGCGTGCCGTTCGGTACATTCGGGTTAAAAGTTGTACAAGGTTGAATCTCGGTGTGATGGCCAGGTTGATCAGAGCCCCTGAATGCAGTTCACTTCTGACAACTCTTCAAATATAG
- the Bulli gene encoding regulator of MON1-CCZ1 complex isoform X1 codes for MDNANGIHYIELSRNPIRFDAVSQLTNVFFDDSNKQIFAVRSGGATGVVVKGPVPNEDTVISFCMNDRGGAIRSIKFSPDNQILAVQRKENAVEFVCFQGEQPMLQDIITHQVKTMIHGFVWIHNREVALISNTGVEVYTVLPEKRQVRSVKSLSISIKWFAWCCDANVALLCTTEGNSLVPVLVKQKVITKLPKVDLASPSREVQESKVTLGQVYGVLAVLILQSNSSSGMMEVEVHLLNGPGLAPRKCHVLRLSLVGRFAINTVDNLIVVHHQATGTSLLFDISLTGEVIQDITYHAPITTGRSIKPFGLKLPSLSPDGQILQCELYSTHWVLFQPNIVIDAKLGCMWYLNLCIDPICNLISDRIRLTEFLLQRSSGKQVLLKVLGQLVDDQYKGTLLPVLETIFSRINKIYASWVQLELQNQTAQPSNVKTSTVKHTSPPIVLIEQLDMVQIFQRIARRPHTETILMLYLQSLNKFNIAAQEELSKMIISELIHNHSFDTLRRLVSYSMVLESKAVACFLLSHSDVDTAISQVAIDMLGKIQAHEIIIEVMLGQGKVIDALRLAKNSLGLDKVPARKFLEAAHKTNDDLIFHSVFRFFQMRNLKLYETLAFPKAEQCTEFIQHYNSTFPVDNSLKPQIS; via the exons ATGGACAACGCGAATGGTATCCATTACATTGAGCTGTCGCGGAATCCCATACGCTTCGATGCCGTCAGCCAGCTAACGAATGTCTTCTTCGATGACTCCAACAAGCAG ATCTTTGCTGTACGTTCGGGCGGTGCCACAGGCGTCGTGGTAAAGGGCCCTGTCCCCAACGAGGACACGGTTATATCCTTCTGCATGAACGATAGAGGCGGAGCCATTCGTTCGATTAAATTCTCGCCGGATAATCAAATATTGGCTGTGCAGCGGAAAGAGAATGCAGTGGAGTTCGTCTGCTTCCAGGGGGAGCAGCCTATGCTGCAGGACATCATCACGCATCAGGTGAAGACGATGATCCATGGCTTCGTGTGGATCCACAACAGGGAGGTGGCCCTGATATCCAACACTGGCGTAGAAGTCTACACTGTACTGCCGGAGAAGCGTCAAGTGCGTTCTGTCAAGTCCCTGAGCATCAGCATCAAGTGGTTCGCGTGGTGCTGCGATGCCAATGTCGCCCTGCTCTGCACCACCGAGGGCAACAGCCTGGTGCCCGTGCTGGTCAAGCAGAAGGTCATCACCAAGCTACCAAAGGTGGATT tagccagtcccagtcgcgAGGTTCAGGAAAGCAAAGTCACTCTCGGACAAGTGTATGGCGTCCTGGCGGTTCTCATACTCCAGTCGAACAGCAGCTCAGGCATGATGGAAGTGGAAGTTCATCTGCTAAACGGTCCAGGGTTGGCTCCCCGAAAGTGCCATGTTCTGCGCCTCAGTCTCGTAGGACGCTTTGCCATCAATACGGTAGACAATCTGATTGTGGTGCATCATCAGGCCACTGGGACATCGCTGCTCTTCGACATATCCCTTACCGGAGAGGTCATTCAGGATATCACGTACCATGCCCCCATTACAACGGGTCGTTCCATCAAACCCTTTGGCTTGAAGCTGCCCTCTCTATCGCCCGATGGACAAATCCTCCAATGCGAGCTGT ATTCCACACATTGGGTGCTGTTCCAGCCGAACATTGTGATCGACGCAAAGCTGGGATGCATGTGGTACTTGAATCTGTGCATTGATCCGATTTGTAATCTGATTTCCGATCGCATACGTCTCACAGAGTTCCTGCTGCAGCGAAGCAGTGGCAAGCAGGTTCTGCTGAAGGTCCTCGGACAGCTGGTGGATGATCAATACAAGGGCACGCTGCTGCCCGTCCTAGAGACCATTTTCAGCAGGATTAACAAGATCTATGC CTCCTGGGTGCAGTTGGAGCTGCAGAATCAAACGGCACAGCCCTCGAACGTAAAGACATCAACGGTGAAGCACACCTCTCCCCCCATTGTACTCATAGAGCAGTTGGATATGGTTCAGATATTCCAGAGGATAGCCAGGAGGCCCCACACCGAAACTATTTTGATGCTGTACCTCCAATCGTTGAATAAATTCAACATTGCCGCCCAGGAGGAGCTCTCGAAGATGATCATCAGCGAGCTGATTCACAATCATAGCTTCGATACACTGCGTCGTCTCGTTAGCTATTCCATGGTGCTGGAATCAAAGGCGGTGGCCTGCTTTCTGCTCTCCCATTCGGATGTGGATACGGCCATATCACAGGTGGCCATCGATATGCTGGGGAAGATTCAGGCACATGAG ATCATCATTGAGGTGATGTTGGGGCAAGGCAAAGTGATTGATGCTCTGCGTTTGGCCAAGAATTCTTTGGGCCTTGATAAAGTCCCTGCTCGCAAATTCCTGGAGGCTGCCCATAAAACCAACGATGATTTGATATTTCACAGTGTTTTCAGGTTCTTTCAGATGAGAAATCTAAAATTATACGAGACCCTGGCTTTTCCCAAAG CTGAACAGTGCACGGAGTTTATACAGCATTATAATAGCACCTTTCCTGTGGATAACTCCCTGAAACCTCAAATAAGTTGA